In the genome of Calothrix sp. PCC 6303, the window CTCCTGAGTCTTTAAAGGTTGATTGTGAAATATCCCACGTCCGAAAGCACGCTTGGATTCGCGTCGCTTTCGATGGGGAAGACAAAGGAAAAGTATTTGGACGAGGTGGACGCAATATTCAGGCAATTCGCACTTGTGTTGCTGCCGCTGCCCAATCGGCTGGGGAATCTGTATATTTAGATATCTACGGCAGTAACATCCGAGATGATTCATCTTTCGGCGAAGAAAGAGAAGAACGATTACCTCCTCCCAAATTCAGAGATGGGAAAGATACAGGTAACAGAGATGGACGTAGTGAGAATCCACCTGTTTTCACTAAACCCCGGATTCGTCAACTAGACCGCTAGTGCAGTCAGGGTAATATTCAGATCAAAAGATGGTATTTTCCCCATCGTGCATTTCTGACACTAAACACAATTCCCATTACCAATTAGCTAATAACTAGTATTTTTTTACTACTAGTTATCTGGTTATTAATGGTAATGGGTGACAACCGACTTTTGTCAATACTAGGTTTTGTAAATATCTATTGGGAATTTATCACCCAAAGGAAATTTTAATTTAACTATGGCAGGTTCTTTAACGATTCAACTGCCGAATATTGAAAGTGCGATCGCGCTTTCTGGAACTAACGAAGAAAATATCAAAGTTCTGTCCCAACAAACTGGTGCTTTAATAGTTTTACGTGGGCAGGATTTATTAATTTCTGGTAACGAAGACCAAGTACAGCAGGCTGTAAAATTAGTGCGATCGCTTGAATATCTCTGGGGGAAAGGCAAAAATGTCTCCAACACAGATATTCTCACCACCCACCAAGCTTTGGACAACCACCGTGAAGGTGAATTACAAGATTTACAACGGGATATTGTCGCCAGAACCCGGCGAGGTGAAGATGTTCGCGCCAAAACTTTTCTTCAACGCCAGTATATTCAAGCACTCAATAAAAACGATTTGACCTTTTGTACTGGTCCTGCTGGAACGGGTAAAACCTTTCTAGCCGTGGTTGTGGCTGTACAGGCACTACTGGCAGGGAAGTTTGAAAGGTTGATTTTGACACGTCCCGCTGTAGAAGCAGGGGAAAAACTGGGTTTTTTACCGGGTGACTTGCAACAGAAAGTTGACCCCTATTTACGTCCCCTTTACGATGCAATTAATGAATTTATTGACCCCGAAAAAATACCGAATCTAATCGAACGGGGTGTAATTGAAGTTGCACCACTAGCCTACATGCGGGGACGTACCCTCAGTAATGCTTTCATTATTGTGGATGAAGCACAAAACACAACTCCAGCCCAAATGAAAATGGTCTTAACTAGGTTGGGTTTCCGTTCTCGAATGGTAATTACAGGTGACATTACCCAAACAGATTTACCAAATTATCAAGAGTCTGGACTATCTGTAGCGGTAAATGTTTTGAAAAATGTTGAAGGCATTGCTTTTTGTGAATTTTCCCAAAAAGATGTTGTTCGTCATGCTTTGGTTCAGCGAATCGTTGCCGCTTACGAAAAGTATGAACCATAATCAATTCCTTTGCCAAACACAGATCATCACAAAAACCGGGCAAAATCATCCGATTTCTGCAAAAATAAGAGTTTTATTTTCAACAGATAAGTTGCTACGCAGCTAAATCCTATAAGTTCAAAAATTATAACCTTTGTGGTGCGGGCAGCGTTCGATGGTTCCTGAGCCTGTCGGAACGAAGTGTACCGGAGGTAAGGACTGACTTGTACTGAGCCTAGTCGGAACGAAGTGTACCGGAGGTAAAGTAGCGCTCACGCCGAAGTCTTTCCCCCTTTATATATACAAATTAGGCGCTTAACAGCTTGGCGAAGGCTTAAAACCATTATGGATTGAAGAAGATAAATAAAACCCTCTACCGAAAAATTAACGGGAGCATCTCAATGAGCGTAAAAACACTGTTTATTAGCTTGTGGAGGGGTAGCTAGGTGTAAGACAACACGCAACGCAACACCTCTAATATACATGTACAGACTTTCATCTAAGGGTCTGAGAGAAATTGCTGAAGGCTCTACTTTTCGTAAAATGGCGAAGGTATTGATGATCAGAAGGCATTTATAAACTAATTATTAAGCATCACAGTTACTCAGCTATTTGACTCATTCTCAAACCTCCCGAAAATCTTGATTTTTCGTTTTTATGTCTTAATATATTTAAGCTTCTTAGTTAGTAAAAAATATTCTTTCATCGAAAATAAGAGTGAGAACTTTCTCATTAAAACTTCATGTTATTCTTACTATCTCTTGATAATTATGAAGAATAGGTAATGAAGTTGATATTCAAAACTCAAGTTATCTCAACTCATACCAAATACAAAATTAACTTAATCTTAACCTTTTGGAGAAGAAACATGGTATTGACAATTGGTAATGATAGCGACAACTTTTTGAGAGGAACATTAGACTCAGATACTATTCAAGGAAGAGATGGCAATGATATTCTTCAAGGTTTTAATGGCAATGACACACTTTTAGGCGGCAAGAATGACGATTATCTTTTTGGAGGTCTAGGTTCTGATGTCTTGTCTGGTGATGGATTTACATCAGCCGATAATCAACTTGAAAAAGGCAATGATATCTTAGTAGGTGGAGCAGGTACTGATAGGCTTCTTGCTTGGGGAGATGACATTTTGGTTGGAGGAGGTTCTAACCAATATGATGATCAACTAATCAATAATTTGCAAAATGATCCGTTCAGCACTGCTATAACAGGAGATAATGAGACAGATACTTTCGTTGCTGTGAACAAAGATGCTATTGGTTATACTTTGACTATTGCAGATTACGAGGTTGGTGTAGACAATATTGACCTGAGTAGCTTTGGTGTTTTTGGTGTTGGAGACTTTGCCGAAATCCAGGATAAGGGAAATTTCTTTGAAGCGAAGACTTTTAAAACTGATGGTGCAGAACTTGTCCTGCGAATTAATGCCGATTTAGCATCCTTAGATTATATCGGTTAAGAAAGTCAACATTATTTTGCGATCAGTTCAACGTAGCTGATCGCTTTTTAGGGACTTCCAAGAAATAATTTCTCCAATTTTGTGGAGTGGGCTTCTAGCCCGCTCAATATAAGGACGGGCTGGAAGCCCATCCCACAAGAAATAATTTGGGTATTTTTTTATTTGGAAGTCCCTTACCGGATTTTTCCACTTGATGATATCTGCCATTTTTTGACCATCATTCTCTAAGTGTTATATTGCGATCGCTTATATTTATCTTTAGTCTAAACTTCAGTCAATATTCTCCCAAATGAAAGCAATTTGGAATTTATGTTTAGTTTGTTTCTGCTTGTTGTGGAGTTGTGAGGTGCAAGCGGGGGAACTTGCCCAAAGGTTGGAGAATTTTCCCCAGTGGCAAAAATTAACCTCAGTTCAACCAGCTACAGGAGATTTAGCTTACCCAGAGTGGATGTTGGGTGATTGGTTGGTGACAAGTACGCTTGTGGATTTAGCTGCACCTCTAGCACCAGATATCATCACACCTGGTTTTGAGGGGAATCGTCAATATCTAAATCAACCAATTAGTTTCAAAGTTAAATTTATTCCAGAGAAATCAGTAATTTCTGGCTCTAAATTAATTCCTCGGACTGTAAACGAGAAAAAATTAATTGTTGCCGATAGAGCATTTAATGGTTTGAGTTTAGCACGGGCTTACTTAGGCGATGAATTGGTATTAGCTGTGAAGGTAGATCCAGAATCACCCAATCGTCAAATTACCTTGTTAAAGGGTGATCGGCAACTGGTTTCAGTTGTCACAGCTAGGGAAGTAGAAAACACCAAAGATGATAGATATATAACTACAGAAGTTTTTCAGCAATTATTTAAAGGTGGAAATAATCCCTATTTTAACCAGGTTGAATCCACCACTGCTTATCAACCACAGTTAACATCAACTCCACAAATTATTGCTGACCAAGTTACGGCTGTGTACCTTTCTCCCCAAGATAAAAATTATTTTCAAGCTGGTTCTCGTCCAGTGGCACTATATAGATATCGTTTGGAGTTTAGGCAGGACTTACGTAATACTCAACGGGAAACAAGACCGTGATCAAATCAGCAATTTCAATCACATTTATTTTTGTTTGATAACTAAAATTGTGACATCATCTTGGAGATTTTTTCTAGCGATATGACTCCATAAATCATCAATTACAGCTTGCTGAATTTGACGGGCATTGTGATGCCAGTTATGACGTAAAACATCACACAATCTTTCAATTCCGTACTGTTTTTTATTGGTGCTTTCTGCATCTATTAAACCATCTGTGTAAAGTACAATCCCATCCCCAGAAAATAGCGTTACTTCTTTTTGTCCAATGAAGTTAGTAATATCAGCTTCTAAACCAACAGGAAATCCTAAATCTATGGTGTCAATTCGCTCGATTTGACCATCTGCACGGACAATAATTACCTCTTCGTGTTGACCACTTAATGTGACTTTACCAGCTTTATAATCGAGAAAGGCGATAGTGAGGTTTCTATCGGAATTCATGCGTCGGACATTCTCAAAAATGACTTGATTTAACAAGCTTAAAAATAAGGTGTTGTTAGTAATATTTGCGGCTGATAATGCACGGACTACCGATTGTACCATCACCATCAATATGCCACTTTGCAAACCATGTCCGGTGACATCACCAATACTGATTTTAATGCAACCATGACTTTCGATGACATCGTAATAGTCACCACCAATATCGGATGCAGGTTCCATAAAGCTAGCAATATCTAATTCGGAAATCTTGAGAAGTTCATCTGCTTTGGGCAATATTGTTTCTTGTAGTTGTCGTGTAACAGCTAACTCTTCACCCATGCGTAAATTATCTGTTCTGAGAGTTTTATTAAGCCCTTGAATTTTGGAATTTGCAGCTTCCAATTGAGCAAGCGTTTGTTTTTGCTGTTCGTCTGATTGTGCGATCGCGTCCAGCATATCATTAATATGTGCGGTTAAATTTGACATTTCATCTTGACCAGGAATTGACAAGCGCAAACCTAAGTCGTTAGTGTCACGCACACGTATTACACCGGAAGCTAATAGTGTCAACCGTGATAAAACTGAACGTTCTAGTAAAAATAAAACTACTGCTCCAAATATGACTCCAGCAATAATCAAACTAATAATTAGATATTGAAGGTTGCTTTGTGCTTGTTGATAAGTTCTTCGAGAAATATCAACTTGCAAAATTAATCCTGGTTTCCCATCAATATCTGGAATTAAAAGATAACCTGCTAATGTTTGTTCGCTTAAGGGTTGAACGACAATATTTTGTTTAGGAGAAAGAGATGTACGGATTTTTTCAATTTCTGGAGGTAAATCTAAATCGTTAAATCTGTACAGTTTTAGTGGGAGACGTGCTAATCGGGATAATTGATCAATTGTTTCGTCACTAATTCTACGTCCGACAATTAGGGAACCTTTGATTGGTCCTGTGGTATCACTGGTGAGAATTGGTTGGGATGTAATCCAAATTGGACCAGTGGGTAAAACCATAATTCCTGTAGACTTAGTTGTCAAGTCAGGACGTTTCAGTAGTAAATCATCTTTTTTGCTAATGCGATCGCTTAATTCTTTGGGTATAGATAACATCACCTTTTGCTTTTCATCATACCCAGTCCCGTAAACTGCATCTCCAGCGGTATTGACGAAAAGCATATAATTTGCTTTTAATAAGCTTAACTGCTTGGGTACAAGGTTTGTTTTAATATAGTCAGGGTTTTTATCCTGAATGAACTTATAGGTATCATCCCACGCTGACCAATCTCCATAGCGATCGCTAAAACTTTCTTGACTTTGCAAAAGTAAGTTTTGCACACCTTTGAGAGTCTGTTGAGCTTCATTTTCTTCTGCTTTGCGAATACTCCCCATAAATATATTCGCAGATGCTAGATAAATAACACCAATCAAACCAGCTAAAGTTCCACTAACAATTAGTAAAGTTTTCTGTCTTAGTTTCATAATGCGATCGCGCCTTTACACAAATATAAATAAAATTGATCAAAAGTTTATATGATACCAATTTCGATAAAGAAGGCTACAGATAATTTTCTTAAGGTGAGAT includes:
- a CDS encoding KH domain-containing protein, whose amino-acid sequence is MFSTSNPDYIELVRFLVQPFLESPESLKVDCEISHVRKHAWIRVAFDGEDKGKVFGRGGRNIQAIRTCVAAAAQSAGESVYLDIYGSNIRDDSSFGEEREERLPPPKFRDGKDTGNRDGRSENPPVFTKPRIRQLDR
- a CDS encoding PhoH family protein, translated to MAGSLTIQLPNIESAIALSGTNEENIKVLSQQTGALIVLRGQDLLISGNEDQVQQAVKLVRSLEYLWGKGKNVSNTDILTTHQALDNHREGELQDLQRDIVARTRRGEDVRAKTFLQRQYIQALNKNDLTFCTGPAGTGKTFLAVVVAVQALLAGKFERLILTRPAVEAGEKLGFLPGDLQQKVDPYLRPLYDAINEFIDPEKIPNLIERGVIEVAPLAYMRGRTLSNAFIIVDEAQNTTPAQMKMVLTRLGFRSRMVITGDITQTDLPNYQESGLSVAVNVLKNVEGIAFCEFSQKDVVRHALVQRIVAAYEKYEP
- a CDS encoding CHASE4 domain-containing protein, which gives rise to MKLRQKTLLIVSGTLAGLIGVIYLASANIFMGSIRKAEENEAQQTLKGVQNLLLQSQESFSDRYGDWSAWDDTYKFIQDKNPDYIKTNLVPKQLSLLKANYMLFVNTAGDAVYGTGYDEKQKVMLSIPKELSDRISKKDDLLLKRPDLTTKSTGIMVLPTGPIWITSQPILTSDTTGPIKGSLIVGRRISDETIDQLSRLARLPLKLYRFNDLDLPPEIEKIRTSLSPKQNIVVQPLSEQTLAGYLLIPDIDGKPGLILQVDISRRTYQQAQSNLQYLIISLIIAGVIFGAVVLFLLERSVLSRLTLLASGVIRVRDTNDLGLRLSIPGQDEMSNLTAHINDMLDAIAQSDEQQKQTLAQLEAANSKIQGLNKTLRTDNLRMGEELAVTRQLQETILPKADELLKISELDIASFMEPASDIGGDYYDVIESHGCIKISIGDVTGHGLQSGILMVMVQSVVRALSAANITNNTLFLSLLNQVIFENVRRMNSDRNLTIAFLDYKAGKVTLSGQHEEVIIVRADGQIERIDTIDLGFPVGLEADITNFIGQKEVTLFSGDGIVLYTDGLIDAESTNKKQYGIERLCDVLRHNWHHNARQIQQAVIDDLWSHIARKNLQDDVTILVIKQK
- a CDS encoding DUF6816 family protein; the protein is MKAIWNLCLVCFCLLWSCEVQAGELAQRLENFPQWQKLTSVQPATGDLAYPEWMLGDWLVTSTLVDLAAPLAPDIITPGFEGNRQYLNQPISFKVKFIPEKSVISGSKLIPRTVNEKKLIVADRAFNGLSLARAYLGDELVLAVKVDPESPNRQITLLKGDRQLVSVVTAREVENTKDDRYITTEVFQQLFKGGNNPYFNQVESTTAYQPQLTSTPQIIADQVTAVYLSPQDKNYFQAGSRPVALYRYRLEFRQDLRNTQRETRP
- a CDS encoding calcium-binding protein, which gives rise to MVLTIGNDSDNFLRGTLDSDTIQGRDGNDILQGFNGNDTLLGGKNDDYLFGGLGSDVLSGDGFTSADNQLEKGNDILVGGAGTDRLLAWGDDILVGGGSNQYDDQLINNLQNDPFSTAITGDNETDTFVAVNKDAIGYTLTIADYEVGVDNIDLSSFGVFGVGDFAEIQDKGNFFEAKTFKTDGAELVLRINADLASLDYIG